Proteins encoded by one window of Rouxiella chamberiensis:
- a CDS encoding virulence factor BrkB family protein, producing MSRLHPKLKCAFRFSKMLYWRADNDGLTLLAGHLAYVSLLSLVPLIAVVFSLFTLFPVFSDISVQLKSFILTNFMPATGDIIQRYLEQFVSNSSKMTAVGTIGLIVTSLLLIASVDSVLNKIWRSHTQRPLVFSLAVYWMVLTLGPILLVASVAISSYLLSLNWLSLNGLHAVVDRALRVLPLLISWISFWLLYLAVPTASVPTKDALIGALVAGALFELGKKGFALYVQLFPSYQLIYGVLAVIPILFLWVYISWCIVLLGAEITVTLGEFRAKQQEQAAVEESAPLEK from the coding sequence ATGTCGAGGCTCCATCCCAAGCTGAAGTGTGCCTTTCGTTTTAGCAAGATGCTTTATTGGCGCGCCGACAACGATGGATTAACCTTGTTGGCGGGCCATCTGGCCTATGTCTCTTTGCTTTCGCTGGTACCGCTCATCGCCGTCGTCTTTTCCCTGTTTACGCTTTTTCCGGTGTTCTCCGACATTAGCGTGCAGCTAAAGAGCTTTATTCTGACCAATTTCATGCCCGCGACTGGCGATATCATTCAACGCTATCTCGAGCAGTTTGTTTCCAACTCCAGCAAGATGACCGCCGTGGGCACGATTGGGCTGATTGTGACCTCGCTGCTGCTGATAGCCTCGGTCGACAGCGTATTGAACAAGATTTGGCGCAGTCATACCCAGCGGCCTCTCGTCTTCTCGCTGGCGGTTTACTGGATGGTTCTGACGCTCGGGCCGATTCTGCTGGTGGCAAGCGTAGCGATAAGTTCTTATCTGCTGTCGCTTAACTGGTTGAGTCTCAACGGATTGCATGCCGTGGTCGATCGCGCGCTGCGCGTGTTGCCGCTGCTTATCTCGTGGATCTCCTTCTGGTTGCTGTATCTGGCAGTGCCGACGGCCAGCGTGCCGACCAAAGATGCGCTGATTGGAGCGCTGGTCGCCGGTGCGCTGTTTGAACTGGGCAAAAAGGGCTTTGCGCTTTATGTGCAGTTGTTTCCGTCCTATCAGCTGATTTATGGTGTGCTTGCCGTGATCCCGATTTTATTTTTATGGGTCTATATCAGCTGGTGTATCGTACTATTGGGTGCCGAAATTACCGTCACACTTGGGGAGTTTCGCGCCAAACAACAAGAACAGGCTGCCGTCGAAGAGTCCGCGCCGCTGGAGAAGTAG
- the typA gene encoding ribosome-dependent GTPase TypA, whose translation MIENLRNIAIIAHVDHGKTTLVDKLLQQSGTFGERVEATERVMDSNDLEKERGITILAKNTAINWKDYRINIVDTPGHADFGGEVERVMSMVDSVLLVVDAMDGPMPQTRFVTKKAFANGLKPIVVINKVDRPGARPDWVVDQVFDLFVNLDATDEQLDFPIIYASALMGIAGTDHNDMAEDMTPLYQAIVDHVSAPQVEVEAPFQMQISQLDYNNYVGVIGIGRIKRGTVKPNQQITIIDSEGKTRNGKVGKVLTHMGLERIEANIAEAGDIIAITGLGELNISDTICDPQNVEALPALSVDEPTVTMYFNVNTSPFCGKEGKFVTSRQILDRLNKELVHNVALRVEETEDSDAFRVSGRGELHLSVLIENMRREGFELAVSRPKVINRKIDGRMQEPFENVTLDIEEQHQGSVMQAMGERKGDVKDMIPDGKGRIRLDYLIPARGLIGFRTEFMTMTSGTGLLYSTFSHYDDVRSGEIGQRQNGVLISNGQGKAVAFALFGLQDRGKLFLGHGAEVYEGQIIGIHSRSNDLTVNCLTGKKLTNMRASGTDEATTLVPAIKMSLEQAIEFLDDDELVEVTPLSVRIRKRHLTENDRKRASRGPKEA comes from the coding sequence GTGATCGAAAATTTGCGTAACATCGCCATTATTGCCCACGTTGACCATGGTAAAACTACCCTGGTTGATAAGCTGCTACAGCAATCCGGTACCTTCGGAGAGCGTGTGGAAGCCACCGAACGCGTAATGGACTCCAACGATTTGGAGAAAGAGCGTGGGATTACCATCCTCGCAAAAAACACCGCCATTAATTGGAAAGACTACCGCATCAACATCGTTGATACCCCGGGACACGCCGACTTCGGCGGCGAGGTAGAGCGTGTGATGTCAATGGTCGACTCGGTGCTGCTGGTTGTGGATGCAATGGATGGCCCTATGCCGCAAACCCGCTTCGTGACCAAAAAAGCATTCGCCAATGGTCTGAAGCCGATCGTGGTAATCAACAAGGTCGACCGCCCTGGCGCGCGTCCTGACTGGGTTGTAGACCAGGTATTCGACCTGTTCGTTAACCTTGATGCTACCGATGAGCAGCTTGATTTCCCTATCATCTATGCATCTGCACTGATGGGTATCGCGGGTACCGACCATAACGATATGGCCGAAGACATGACTCCGCTGTACCAGGCAATCGTTGACCACGTATCTGCTCCGCAGGTTGAAGTAGAAGCACCATTCCAGATGCAGATTTCCCAGCTGGACTACAACAACTATGTTGGCGTTATCGGCATCGGCCGCATCAAGCGCGGAACCGTCAAGCCTAACCAGCAGATCACCATCATCGATAGCGAAGGCAAAACTCGTAACGGTAAAGTCGGTAAAGTTCTGACCCACATGGGTCTTGAGCGTATCGAAGCGAACATCGCCGAAGCGGGCGACATCATCGCCATCACCGGTCTGGGCGAGCTGAACATCTCCGACACCATCTGTGATCCACAGAACGTCGAAGCGCTGCCGGCCCTGAGCGTTGATGAACCAACCGTAACCATGTACTTCAACGTCAACACCTCTCCGTTCTGTGGTAAAGAAGGCAAGTTCGTGACTTCACGTCAGATCCTTGACCGTCTGAACAAAGAGCTGGTGCACAACGTGGCACTGCGTGTTGAAGAAACCGAAGACTCCGACGCATTCCGTGTTTCAGGCCGTGGTGAACTTCACCTGTCGGTTCTGATCGAAAACATGCGTCGTGAAGGTTTCGAACTGGCCGTTTCTCGTCCTAAAGTTATCAACCGTAAAATCGATGGCCGCATGCAGGAGCCGTTCGAAAACGTGACTTTGGATATCGAAGAACAGCACCAGGGTTCAGTCATGCAAGCCATGGGTGAGCGTAAAGGCGACGTTAAGGACATGATCCCTGACGGCAAAGGTCGTATTCGTCTCGATTACCTGATCCCGGCGCGTGGCCTGATCGGTTTCCGTACCGAATTCATGACCATGACCTCTGGTACCGGTCTGCTGTACTCCACGTTCAGTCACTATGACGACGTGCGTTCAGGTGAAATCGGCCAGCGTCAGAACGGCGTGCTTATCTCCAACGGCCAGGGTAAAGCGGTTGCGTTTGCTCTGTTCGGTCTGCAGGACCGCGGCAAGCTGTTCCTGGGTCACGGCGCAGAAGTGTATGAAGGCCAGATCATCGGTATTCACTCACGCTCCAACGACCTGACCGTTAACTGTCTGACGGGTAAGAAACTGACCAACATGCGTGCTTCAGGTACTGACGAAGCCACCACGCTGGTTCCTGCCATCAAGATGTCTCTGGAACAGGCTATCGAATTCCTGGATGACGACGAGTTGGTAGAAGTTACTCCTCTGTCTGTGCGTATCCGTAAACGTCACCTGACCGAGAACGACCGTAAACGTGCAAGCCGTGGTCCAAAAGAAGCGTAA
- the yihX gene encoding glucose-1-phosphatase produces MLYIFDMGNVLIDIDFKRVLGVWSNLSGTPLAHLMERFTMGDAFQKHERGEITDRQFADEICDELGIALSFEQFTAGWQSIFVGLRPEAIAVMQKLRSQGHRVVVLSNTNSLHLEHWPTHYPEIEQNADAVYLSQQIGLRKPDPEIFRYVLNKEGFSAQETVFFDDVPENVNAASAVGIQAILVTDSETLPRHFAGNQIT; encoded by the coding sequence ATGCTGTATATATTCGATATGGGCAACGTATTAATTGATATCGATTTCAAGCGGGTACTGGGGGTGTGGAGCAATCTGAGCGGCACGCCGCTGGCGCATCTTATGGAACGTTTCACCATGGGGGATGCTTTCCAGAAGCACGAACGCGGAGAAATCACCGACCGCCAGTTCGCCGATGAAATTTGTGACGAACTGGGCATCGCGCTGAGTTTCGAGCAGTTCACCGCCGGATGGCAGTCGATTTTTGTCGGCCTGCGTCCGGAAGCTATCGCCGTGATGCAAAAGCTGCGCAGTCAGGGGCATCGTGTCGTCGTGCTGTCGAATACCAATTCGCTGCACTTGGAGCACTGGCCAACGCATTACCCCGAAATCGAGCAAAACGCCGATGCGGTTTATCTGTCCCAGCAGATAGGGTTACGCAAACCCGATCCCGAAATTTTCCGCTATGTGCTGAATAAAGAAGGATTCAGCGCGCAGGAGACGGTGTTTTTCGATGATGTTCCCGAAAACGTCAACGCCGCCAGCGCGGTAGGTATTCAAGCCATTCTGGTGACCGACAGCGAAACGCTGCCACGTCATTTTGCCGGAAATCAGATCACCTAA
- the dtd gene encoding D-aminoacyl-tRNA deacylase: MIALIQRVLEASVTVEGEICGEIGPGLLVLLGVEQGDDEQKAKKLCDKVAGYRIFGDSDDKMNLNVTQAGGSLLVVSQFTLVADTQKGMRPSFSKGAAPAEADRLYQYFTGQCREKGIPTETGRFAADMKVALVNDGPVTFWLQV, translated from the coding sequence ATGATTGCGTTAATACAACGAGTTTTAGAGGCGAGCGTCACCGTAGAGGGCGAAATCTGCGGTGAAATCGGTCCGGGACTGCTGGTTTTGCTGGGCGTGGAGCAGGGTGATGACGAACAAAAAGCCAAAAAGCTCTGCGACAAGGTCGCCGGATACCGCATTTTCGGCGACAGCGATGACAAGATGAACCTGAATGTCACCCAGGCTGGCGGCAGCCTGCTGGTGGTGTCGCAATTTACGCTGGTCGCCGACACACAAAAGGGAATGCGCCCGAGTTTTTCAAAGGGCGCTGCGCCCGCCGAGGCCGACAGACTTTATCAGTATTTTACCGGTCAGTGCCGCGAAAAAGGCATTCCTACCGAAACCGGGCGTTTTGCTGCCGACATGAAAGTGGCTTTGGTTAATGATGGACCCGTAACCTTCTGGTTGCAGGTCTGA